The proteins below are encoded in one region of bacterium:
- the dnaK gene encoding molecular chaperone DnaK, translating to MGKVIGIDLGTTNSCVAVMEGGDPVVIPNAEGSRTTPSVVAFTKDSERLVGQVAKRQAVTNPRNTVFSIKRFMGRRMNEITEEKKKVPYEVFGGSGDMATVKIQGKDYTPPEISAMILQKMKQTAEDYLGTKVDKAVITVPAYFNDSQRQATKDAGRIAGLEVLRIINEPTAASLAYGLDKKKDETIAVYDLGGGTFDISVLDLGEGVFEVKSTNGDTHLGGDDFDQRVIDWLVEEFKKDNGIDLSRDPMALQRLKEAAEKAKCELSSTMQTDINLPFITADASGPKHLNVSLSRAKFEQLVDDLIQRTVEPCRKALKDAGLEASAIDEVILVGGSTRIPKVQEVVKTFFGREPHRGVNPDEVVAVGAAIQGGVLAGDVKDVLLLDVTPLSLGIETLGGVFTRLIERNTTIPTKKTEVFSTAENNQTTVEIHVLQGERQMAHDNRTIGRFQLTGIPPAPRGIPQVEVSFDIDANGILHVGAKDRATGKEQKIRIEATSGLSDQDIDKMVKDAQSHEAEDKKKREEVEIRNRADQMAFESEKNLKEMGDKLDSATRSSLEAAVEKVRSALKGTDIEEIKAAHEGLTGIWNQAAQQMYQAQQAAGAAGGDGADPGAQQQASSSGGGKEGVVDADFEVVDEDKDKKK from the coding sequence GGTGGCGTTCACCAAGGACAGCGAGCGGCTGGTGGGCCAGGTGGCCAAGCGCCAGGCCGTAACCAATCCGCGCAACACCGTGTTCTCGATCAAACGGTTCATGGGACGCCGGATGAACGAGATAACCGAGGAAAAGAAGAAAGTCCCCTACGAGGTGTTCGGCGGCAGCGGCGACATGGCCACGGTGAAGATCCAGGGCAAGGACTACACCCCGCCCGAGATCAGCGCCATGATCCTGCAGAAAATGAAGCAGACCGCCGAGGATTACCTCGGGACCAAGGTCGACAAGGCCGTGATCACAGTGCCGGCCTATTTCAACGACAGCCAGCGACAGGCCACCAAGGACGCCGGCCGGATCGCGGGGCTGGAAGTGCTGCGCATAATCAACGAGCCGACCGCGGCCAGCCTGGCCTATGGCCTGGACAAGAAAAAGGACGAGACCATCGCGGTCTACGACCTGGGCGGCGGCACGTTCGACATTTCGGTGCTCGACCTGGGCGAGGGCGTGTTCGAGGTCAAGTCCACCAACGGCGACACCCACCTGGGCGGCGATGATTTCGACCAGCGGGTGATCGACTGGCTGGTCGAGGAGTTCAAGAAAGACAACGGGATCGACCTGAGCCGTGACCCGATGGCCCTGCAGCGCCTGAAAGAGGCGGCCGAAAAGGCCAAGTGCGAGCTGTCGAGCACCATGCAGACCGATATCAACCTGCCGTTCATCACGGCGGACGCCTCGGGCCCCAAGCACCTGAACGTGAGCCTCAGCCGGGCCAAGTTCGAGCAGCTGGTGGATGACCTGATCCAGCGCACGGTGGAGCCCTGCCGCAAGGCGCTCAAGGATGCCGGCCTGGAGGCGAGTGCGATAGATGAGGTGATCCTGGTCGGCGGCTCGACCCGTATCCCCAAGGTGCAGGAAGTGGTTAAGACTTTCTTCGGCCGCGAGCCGCACCGCGGAGTGAACCCGGATGAGGTGGTGGCTGTGGGCGCGGCGATCCAGGGCGGCGTGCTGGCCGGAGATGTGAAGGACGTGCTGCTGCTGGATGTCACCCCGCTGTCGCTGGGCATCGAGACCCTGGGCGGCGTGTTCACCCGGCTCATCGAGCGCAACACCACGATCCCGACCAAGAAAACCGAGGTGTTCTCCACGGCCGAGAACAACCAGACCACCGTGGAAATCCACGTGCTGCAGGGCGAGCGCCAGATGGCGCACGACAACCGCACCATCGGACGGTTCCAGCTCACCGGCATACCGCCCGCGCCGCGCGGCATCCCGCAGGTCGAGGTCTCGTTCGACATCGACGCCAACGGTATCCTGCACGTGGGGGCCAAGGACCGCGCCACCGGCAAGGAGCAGAAAATCCGCATCGAGGCCACCAGCGGCCTGAGCGACCAGGATATCGACAAGATGGTCAAGGACGCCCAGAGCCACGAGGCCGAGGACAAGAAGAAGCGCGAGGAGGTGGAAATCCGCAACCGCGCCGACCAGATGGCGTTCGAGAGCGAGAAGAACCTCAAGGAGATGGGTGACAAGCTGGACAGCGCCACCCGCTCCAGCCTGGAGGCCGCGGTGGAGAAAGTGCGCAGCGCGCTCAAGGGCACGGACATCGAGGAGATCAAGGCCGCGCACGAGGGCCTGACCGGTATCTGGAACCAGGCCGCCCAGCAGATGTACCAGGCGCAGCAGGCGGCCGGGGCCGCTGGCGGCGACGGTGCGGACCCTGGCGCGCAGCAGCAGGCCTCCTCCAGCGGTGGTGGCAAAGAGGGTGTGGTGGATGCCGATTTCGAGGTGGTGGACGAGGACAAGGACAAGAAGAAGTAA